A single genomic interval of Helianthus annuus cultivar XRQ/B chromosome 13, HanXRQr2.0-SUNRISE, whole genome shotgun sequence harbors:
- the LOC110903148 gene encoding uncharacterized protein LOC110903148 — MSSRLNKTQDVKKKGKVTSERKEVVKNRTKGNAALPVDTSDYTRCSSSFNKVKGKRAANVQKKLNRRNKIAKTAKKHSGHPLDPEFFHFDRKGDYRLRLPAEVARRAGLSLDLHPLKVQNMVGVVQVYDVKLELNELKPRYALDGWRKFMTGNNLRFGDMLHFTYVSSQQKIVLNQVTSV, encoded by the exons ATGTCTTCACGATTGAACAAAACCCAAGAT GTTAAGAAGAAAGGTAAAGTTACTTCTGAGAGAAAGGAGGTCGTCAAGAATAGGACTAAGGGAAATGCTGCCTTACCTGTCGACACAAGTGATTATACTAGATGTTCTTCGTCTTTTAATAAAGTTAAG ggGAAGAGAGCTGCCAACGTTCAGAAAAAGCTTAACCGTAGAAATAAGATTGCAAAGACTGCAAAAAAACATTCTGGACATCCTCTTGACCCTGAGTTCTTTCATTTTGATCGCAAAGGAGACTATAGGCTG CGTCTTCCTGCTGAAGTTGCGAGACGAGCAGGTCTTTctcttgatcttcatcctttgaaagttcaaaacatgGTTGGAGTTGTGCAGGTTTATGATGTTAAGTTGGAGTTAAATGAATTGAAGCCACGTTATGCGTTGGACGGTTGGCGAAAGTTTATGACTGGCAATAACTTGAGATTTGGTGATATGTTGCATTTCACATACGTGTCTTCGCAACAGAAGATAGTATTAAATCAAGTTACATCAGTTTAA